From the Flavobacteriales bacterium TMED191 genome, the window TNNCCGACCATCGGCTTCAAAAAAATCATGATATTTAAAGTCAGCGCTAATGAAAATATCAGCTCCCAATGCGCAAGCATCATTGAGTAAAAAGCTTCCTGATCCTCCGCAAACGGCAATTTTATTTACATTATCACTTACTAGTTTCGTATGGCGGATATATATTAGGCCCATTGTTGATTTTAAATGATCTAGAAATTCTTTAATGGGCATAGGATTTGCCAATAGACCAATCAAACCGGATCCTAAATTACTTTGATTATTTTCNAGTGAAGACAAAAAATAGGCTACTTCCTCATACGGATGAGCGGATTTAAGAGCGGATAATATGGCATCTTTTTTGTGACTTGGTAAAATCACTTCAACTCTACTTTCCTCCACAGATTCAAGCCGATTTAAGCTACCTAGAGTTGGATTTGATCCCTCTGTAGGCTTAAATGAACCTTCTCCTGTGACATTAAAACTGCATTCTTTATAATTTCCAAGAAGACCTGCTCCGGCTTCATGCAGTGCAGTTTGTATTTTTGATTTGTGTTCAATAGGTACAAACGTGACTAGTTTATTTAGAGTATGCTGCATAGGGCGAAGGACTTGCCGATGCGTTAATTTGAGTCTATTTGCAATCATTCCATTAACTCCGTGCAAGAGATTATCCAAATTTGTGTGAATGGCATATATGGCCAAATCATTTTTTATTGCTTTAATTAAACATTTATTAACCCAATGATTTCCACTTAGTTTTTTTATTCCTTTGAATATGATGGGATGATGAGATATAATCATGTTACATTCATGTGCTAATGCTTCTTCAATGACTAATTCTGTTAGGTCTAGGGATATCATACAACCCTTTATNAGCATTTCCTCATCACCNACAATTAGGCCCGAGTTGTCATAAGATTCTTGAAAAGGCAGAGGAGCCCATTCTTGTAAGCATTTCGTAATATCTTTGACTTTCATTTGAGAATTTTATGACTTGGTGGCAATTTGTTTTATTTCCTATCGCGTTAATATACGANCTTATCACAAGATTTCGAAATCATTTATATAACATTAAATATAAAGATTCAATAAAATTTGAAGTAAATGTTATTAGTGTTGGAAATCTTGAGGTAGGAGGAACTGGAAAGTCACCTTTGATTGATTTTTTGATTCAATATTTTCTAAGTAAAAATAAGGAAATTGCTACATTGAGTAGGGGTTATGGTAGAAAAACACGTGGATTTAGGTTAGGGAAGTCTTCTGATACAGCTGCGACTTTGGGTGATGAGCCAATGATCTATCAAAAAAAATATGAAAAAAAAATTTCAGTAGCTGTAGCAGAATCCCGTGCTATTGGTATTCCTTGTCTCTTGAATTACAATAATAATATTGATGTGATTTTACTTGATGATGCTTATCAACACCGATCAGTCGAGCCTAGTTTGTCTATTCTACTTTCAACTTATAAACGTCCTTTTTATGATGATTTTTTGATGCCAACGGGACGTTTGAGAGAAGCTCGAAGGGGTATAACTCGAGCTGATATTATCTGCTTCACAAAAGCTCCTATAGATATTAGCAATCAAGAGCAAGACCAAATGATCGCTAAAACACGAAGGTACCATTCGAACGCACCCATCTTTTTTACCTCGGTAGGTTATTCACCTCTTACATCTTTTGGAATTGAAGATGCTAAACAAAAAGTCATAGGTTTGGCAGGAATAGCAGACAATCAGGCATTCAAATCACATTTAGAATTAAATTTCGACATAATTGAGTTTTATGAATTTGCCGATCATCATGATTATAAGACAAATGAAATCGACAAAATTGTTGAGATTTTGGTTTACCATGATGCCATGCTCGTGACAACTGAAAAAGATTTTGTTAAACTGCAAAATTTTAAAAATTTAATAGAAAAAAGTTGTTTTTATTTGCCCATTAAAATTAAATTCATTGGTAAGCAACCAGCATTTTTAAAATTAGTCGAAGACACCTTCAAAAATCACTCAAAGAATTAATGTCAAGAATTGTAGTTAAGAAGTTTATTTTAGTCTTTGCCTTTCTTGTATGGTTGCCTATTATAAGTTTTTCACAAATTTTAGATGATTCTACTATTTTGGTTTATGGCCCCTCAACTTTGAATGTAATTTTAGAGAAAAATTTAAAATCCAATGATAATAGATTAGTTTTTATTGATACTCTAATTAGAAATTTAGACCGATTTACTTCCTATGATAGGTCAAATTATAGACTTCAAAACTTGGGTAATATAGGTACGGCGTTATTTCCGGTGTTTTATGATTTTCCCAACGCCATAGGTGCACATGCGGGTTTTCACGCTTTTGATCCTTTGACAACTCGGTCCTCAGAGGTTAAATATTATGATACTAAGTCTCCGTTTATGAAATTAGATGTTGTATTTGGAGGGAAAAATAGATCCTTGGCCAATTTTAGTTTTACGCAGAATATTCAGCCTGATTGGAATTTTGGATTTGAGTACTACAGAAGTACAGCTGACAAACAAATAGGAACTGAAACGATTAATGATAGAAATGTAATTAATACAGTTTTGAGTTTACATTCTAGTTTTAAACATCCCGATAGGCCTTATCAAGTCTTATTTAATTTGATATCTTTCAATAATGACGTGGATGAAACGGGAGGTTTGTATTTTGATGAGCTAGATTTTTCGATAGATAAAGAGGATAAATTTCAATATGAAAATAATTCTATTTTCCTAGAAAATGCAAAAGTAAAGGATTCCAGATTGACTTTTCATCTGTACCAGCAATATGATTTATTTAAA encodes:
- the lpxK gene encoding tetraacyldisaccharide 4'-kinase; amino-acid sequence: MTWWQFVLFPIALIYXLITRFRNHLYNIKYKDSIKFEVNVISVGNLEVGGTGKSPLIDFLIQYFLSKNKEIATLSRGYGRKTRGFRLGKSSDTAATLGDEPMIYQKKYEKKISVAVAESRAIGIPCLLNYNNNIDVILLDDAYQHRSVEPSLSILLSTYKRPFYDDFLMPTGRLREARRGITRADIICFTKAPIDISNQEQDQMIAKTRRYHSNAPIFFTSVGYSPLTSFGIEDAKQKVIGLAGIADNQAFKSHLELNFDIIEFYEFADHHDYKTNEIDKIVEILVYHDAMLVTTEKDFVKLQNFKNLIEKSCFYLPIKIKFIGKQPAFLKLVEDTFKNHSKN
- a CDS encoding Nif3-like dinuclear metal center hexameric protein — encoded protein: MKVKDITKCLQEWAPLPFQESYDNSGLIVGDEEMLIKGCMISLDLTELVIEEALAHECNMIISHHPIIFKGIKKLSGNHWVNKCLIKAIKNDLAIYAIHTNLDNLLHGVNGMIANRLKLTHRQVLRPMQHTLNKLVTFVPIEHKSKIQTALHEAGAGLLGNYKECSFNVTGEGSFKPTEGSNPTLGSLNRLESVEESRVEVILPSHKKDAILSALKSAHPYEEVAYFLSSLENNQSNLGSGLIGLLANPMPIKEFLDHLKSTMGLIYIRHTKLVSDNVNKIAVCGGSGSFLLNDACALGADIFISADFKYHDFFEADGRXTIVDIGHYESEVFTKQLVCDFLNEKFTNIAFHLSEVNTNPINYF